The following proteins are encoded in a genomic region of Gimesia algae:
- a CDS encoding M90 family metallopeptidase: protein MLFTWWRNRKRRKILASPMPGHWAAILDQNVAQLSRLTEAQRTLLYQRVQIFVKEKYWEGCNGFEITEEVKLTIAGQACLLTLGFATDCFDRLQTVLVYPDTYVAREEMLNSIGVLTEGTSFRLGESWGQGPIVLSWESIREGGQIPDDGRNVVIHEFAHYYDAIDRQFNGTPLLSGPEEYRRWNEVMTREFQKLVSQVQQGQETFIDPYGSTNPAEFFAVCSEHYFEQPCLMQEYSLDLYETLRMFYRQDPARQY, encoded by the coding sequence ATGTTATTTACCTGGTGGCGGAACCGTAAACGCAGGAAGATTCTGGCTTCGCCGATGCCAGGCCACTGGGCAGCGATCCTGGATCAGAATGTCGCACAGCTTTCCCGTTTGACCGAGGCTCAGCGAACATTATTGTATCAGCGTGTGCAGATTTTCGTCAAAGAAAAGTATTGGGAAGGCTGTAATGGTTTTGAAATTACGGAAGAAGTCAAATTGACGATCGCCGGACAAGCCTGCCTACTGACCTTGGGGTTTGCCACGGACTGCTTTGATCGCCTGCAAACGGTGCTCGTCTATCCGGATACCTATGTGGCACGTGAGGAGATGCTAAACTCAATTGGTGTGCTGACAGAAGGGACGTCCTTTCGACTGGGAGAATCCTGGGGACAGGGGCCAATCGTGTTGTCTTGGGAGAGTATCAGGGAAGGAGGGCAGATTCCCGATGATGGCCGCAATGTCGTGATCCATGAATTCGCCCATTATTATGATGCCATTGACCGCCAGTTTAATGGTACGCCACTGCTAAGTGGTCCCGAAGAATACCGGCGCTGGAATGAAGTGATGACCAGAGAATTTCAGAAACTGGTTTCGCAGGTTCAGCAGGGACAGGAAACCTTTATCGATCCTTATGGCTCAACTAATCCTGCTGAATTCTTTGCCGTCTGTTCGGAACATTATTTTGAACAACCGTGTCTGATGCAGGAATATTCTCTCGATCTTTATGAAACACTGCGCATGTTTTATCGGCAGGATCCCGCGCGTCAGTATTGA
- a CDS encoding C1 family peptidase: MSTFIPQGMGWIPDLPDARDFTCTHDAVVPLLRRLKKSRRKEPDEVDLRGESEIDYFTLTENQGPLNCSTSHAVLSLVEYYERRIRGQTFEGSIRFLYKVTRNHIQKRPHARGDTGADLRTTLKMLTHFGVPPTEHCPYDVSDYDEEPSAFLYRLAKPFPGLHYLRLDQPNQNGEKTWRILKSFLAAGFPVVFGFPVPSSLTAADIIPFRPDLDSIRGGQAVVAVGYRLNHLGRGKDAVLIRSSWGSEWGDNGNGWLPAAYLHKQLARDFWTLVCEQWLDPQELSLPKEI, from the coding sequence GTGTCTACATTTATTCCACAGGGGATGGGTTGGATTCCCGATCTCCCCGACGCCCGGGATTTCACTTGTACTCATGATGCAGTTGTCCCACTACTCCGTCGCCTGAAAAAATCACGGCGGAAGGAACCAGACGAAGTGGATCTGCGTGGAGAAAGCGAAATTGATTATTTCACTCTGACAGAAAATCAGGGGCCTCTTAACTGCTCCACTTCCCATGCCGTACTCAGTCTGGTTGAATACTACGAACGGCGAATCAGGGGGCAGACATTCGAAGGCTCCATACGCTTTCTTTACAAAGTAACTCGGAATCACATTCAGAAACGGCCCCACGCGAGGGGGGATACCGGAGCTGACCTCCGCACCACACTCAAGATGTTGACTCATTTCGGCGTGCCCCCTACGGAACACTGCCCCTATGATGTCAGCGATTATGACGAGGAACCGAGCGCTTTCCTCTACCGTCTGGCAAAGCCCTTTCCCGGTCTGCATTATTTACGACTGGATCAGCCCAACCAGAATGGTGAGAAAACCTGGAGAATCCTGAAATCGTTTCTGGCTGCGGGCTTTCCGGTGGTGTTCGGCTTTCCGGTTCCCAGTTCTTTAACCGCTGCCGACATCATCCCCTTCCGACCTGATCTGGACAGTATCCGCGGCGGTCAGGCTGTTGTTGCCGTAGGTTATCGTTTAAATCACCTGGGTCGTGGGAAAGATGCAGTATTGATTCGCAGCTCCTGGGGAAGTGAATGGGGAGACAATGGGAACGGATGGCTTCCCGCAGCTTATCTGCACAAGCAACTTGCCCGCGACTTCTGGACACTCGTCTGCGAACAATGGCTGGACCCGCAGGAACTTTCGCTCCCCAAAGAAATCTGA
- a CDS encoding phage tail sheath C-terminal domain-containing protein, with protein sequence MPGTPTYPGVYVEEIPSGIRTIAGVATSITAFLGRAVRGPVNDATTITSYADFERTFGGIKHDFSMSYAVRDFYQNGGKQAVIVRLFHDPETVGIMANVEIKVGEHGLIQAISPGSWGQYIRCGLDFRVSVAEINSAGLSEKPWNIFNLTVRDASTGNIEVFRKLSATDSLRRIDQVLQTQSQLVEWKDAYEGDAVQNFQNELEELYTKDITPAREKLTKAEKMPNGTEEERLIRAEAIQDAKKLLVKAFATTELRDSISEAENKVADNRKKLDDAYANALSDTEIKQAEENLKKAIEALENASKILADTTTDGADLFYGDFFPSGGEDAKTGIYALEKTDLFNLLCIPPDKKTGDIKPEIYSKALTYCHDRRAMLIVDPPPSWSNEQGAILPKLKSKTRTTLGELNLQGSNARNAILTYPRIRQIDADPDYSGQLDTFAACGMIAGIIARTDATRGVWKAPAGLDASLNGIHSLAVKLTDEENGILNQVGINCLRSFPAAGNVVWGARTMDGDDQLGSEWKYIPVRRTALYIEESLYRGTHWAVFEPNDEPLWAQLRLNIGAFMNDLFRQGAFQGRSPRESYFVKCDKDTTTQNDINRGIVNVVVGFAPLKPAEFVVIKLTQIAGQIET encoded by the coding sequence ATGCCCGGCACACCAACCTACCCTGGCGTCTACGTTGAGGAAATTCCCAGTGGCATTCGCACGATCGCCGGAGTCGCGACCTCGATTACCGCCTTTCTCGGCCGCGCTGTTCGAGGGCCCGTCAATGACGCCACAACGATTACCAGCTACGCGGACTTTGAACGAACCTTTGGCGGAATCAAACATGATTTCTCGATGAGCTACGCTGTCCGCGACTTCTACCAGAACGGAGGAAAGCAGGCCGTGATTGTGCGGCTATTTCATGATCCCGAAACAGTCGGGATCATGGCAAACGTAGAAATCAAGGTGGGAGAACACGGGTTAATCCAGGCAATCTCACCTGGAAGCTGGGGACAGTACATCCGTTGTGGTCTGGATTTTCGAGTCTCCGTGGCGGAGATCAACTCGGCCGGTCTAAGCGAAAAACCCTGGAATATATTTAATCTCACGGTTCGCGATGCCAGTACCGGAAATATTGAGGTATTTCGAAAACTGAGTGCAACGGACAGTCTTCGTCGTATCGATCAGGTCTTACAGACTCAGTCACAATTAGTTGAGTGGAAAGATGCTTACGAAGGGGACGCTGTCCAAAATTTCCAGAACGAACTTGAGGAGTTATATACGAAAGATATCACACCAGCGAGGGAGAAACTGACAAAAGCTGAAAAGATGCCGAATGGGACTGAAGAGGAAAGGCTAATACGCGCCGAGGCAATTCAAGATGCAAAAAAACTGCTTGTTAAAGCATTTGCCACTACAGAATTGCGAGACTCAATATCAGAGGCAGAAAACAAAGTAGCCGATAATCGTAAGAAGCTGGATGATGCATACGCGAATGCTCTATCGGATACTGAAATTAAGCAGGCAGAAGAAAATCTTAAGAAAGCAATAGAGGCCTTGGAAAATGCATCAAAGATACTTGCTGACACAACCACAGACGGTGCTGATCTCTTTTACGGCGATTTCTTTCCGTCTGGCGGTGAAGACGCAAAGACTGGAATCTATGCTTTAGAAAAAACCGACCTCTTCAACCTGCTCTGCATTCCTCCAGACAAAAAGACCGGTGACATTAAACCCGAAATCTACAGTAAAGCCCTCACCTATTGCCATGACCGCAGGGCGATGCTGATTGTCGATCCTCCCCCTTCCTGGAGCAATGAACAAGGAGCAATCCTACCCAAGTTAAAGTCGAAAACGCGCACCACACTGGGCGAACTGAATCTCCAGGGCAGTAACGCCCGCAATGCGATTCTGACGTATCCGCGGATTCGTCAGATCGATGCCGACCCCGATTACAGTGGACAGCTCGATACTTTTGCCGCCTGCGGTATGATCGCCGGCATTATCGCCCGGACCGACGCCACCCGCGGCGTCTGGAAAGCCCCGGCCGGACTGGATGCCTCGCTGAACGGAATCCACTCGCTGGCTGTCAAACTGACCGATGAGGAAAACGGAATTCTCAATCAGGTCGGAATCAACTGCCTGCGCTCGTTCCCTGCTGCCGGAAATGTGGTCTGGGGGGCACGCACGATGGACGGAGACGACCAGCTTGGTTCCGAATGGAAATACATCCCCGTTCGTAGAACGGCTCTCTACATTGAAGAAAGTCTGTATCGCGGTACCCACTGGGCCGTGTTTGAACCGAACGACGAACCACTCTGGGCTCAACTGCGACTGAATATCGGTGCCTTCATGAACGATCTGTTCCGACAGGGGGCCTTTCAGGGTCGCTCGCCACGCGAATCCTATTTCGTCAAGTGTGACAAGGATACAACGACTCAGAACGATATCAACCGCGGCATAGTGAATGTGGTGGTCGGATTTGCCCCCTTGAAGCCTGCCGAATTTGTGGTGATCAAACTCACTCAGATCGCCGGTCAGATTGAAACCTAA
- a CDS encoding phage tail protein yields the protein MATFSVNTNRFDPYKNFKFRVKWDGKYVAGVSKISALKRTTEVVTHREGGDPSSSRKSPGRTEYEAITLERGVTHDTEFEAWANKVWNFGGKDGGEVSLKNFRKDIIIEVYNESGQKVLAYNILRCWVSEFQAMPDFDANANAIAIQHIKLENEGWERDSEVTEPTEPALGAT from the coding sequence ATGGCCACATTTTCTGTGAATACGAATCGATTTGATCCCTACAAGAACTTCAAATTCCGCGTCAAGTGGGACGGCAAGTACGTCGCCGGCGTCAGCAAGATCAGCGCACTGAAACGGACCACCGAAGTGGTCACTCATCGCGAAGGCGGGGATCCCAGTTCCAGTCGAAAGTCGCCTGGCCGGACCGAGTATGAAGCCATTACGCTCGAACGGGGCGTCACCCACGATACAGAGTTTGAGGCCTGGGCCAACAAAGTCTGGAACTTCGGCGGCAAAGACGGAGGGGAGGTATCGCTCAAGAATTTTCGCAAAGATATCATCATTGAAGTCTACAACGAATCGGGGCAGAAGGTGCTGGCCTATAACATACTCCGCTGCTGGGTCTCCGAATTTCAGGCCATGCCGGACTTCGACGCCAACGCCAATGCCATCGCCATCCAGCATATTAAACTCGAAAACGAGGGCTGGGAACGGGATTCTGAAGTCACCGAACCCACAGAGCCTGCGCTGGGGGCGACATGA
- a CDS encoding phage tail sheath family protein yields MPGTPTYPGVYVEEIPSGIRTIAGVATSITAFLGRAVRGPVNVATTITSYADFERTFGGINHDFPMSYAVRDFYQNGGKRAVIVRLVGKNAAAATANKDGGLTLRAANQGTWGNNLRYLCDNIAVKGDSGELFNLQIFELVGPDKLAVHREVIRNVSCNKDAKRRVDRVLQIESEIVRAVEPTDNAQPEVYDTIPSDQQSLKEKLKTLDANLGKDSEKLGASHFKSGEDSDTGDKTGLAALDSTDLFNLLCIPPDNLTGDIPKDVYSEALSYCMHRRAMLIVDPPSDWKNNELIASGLKSDPRTKLGELNLQGSNACNAILTYPRIRQTDADPDYSGQLDTFAACGMIAGIIARTDATRGVWKAPAGLDASLNGIHSLAVKLTDEENGILNQVGINCLRSFPAAGNVVWGARTMDGDDQLGSEWKYIPVRRTALYIEESLYRGTHWAVFEPNDEPLWAQLRLNIGAFMNDLFRQGAFQGRSPRESYFVKCDKDTTTQNDINRGIVNVVVGFAPLKPAEFVVIKLTQIAGQIET; encoded by the coding sequence ATGCCCGGCACACCAACCTACCCTGGCGTCTACGTTGAGGAAATTCCCAGTGGCATTCGCACGATCGCCGGAGTCGCGACCTCGATTACCGCCTTTCTCGGCCGCGCTGTTCGAGGCCCCGTCAATGTCGCCACAACGATTACCAGCTACGCGGACTTTGAACGAACTTTTGGCGGGATCAATCACGACTTTCCGATGAGCTACGCCGTCCGCGACTTCTACCAGAACGGAGGAAAGCGGGCTGTGATTGTGCGACTGGTTGGTAAAAATGCTGCGGCCGCTACTGCGAATAAGGATGGAGGGCTCACGCTCCGCGCAGCAAATCAAGGAACTTGGGGAAACAACTTGCGTTATCTGTGTGACAACATCGCAGTAAAAGGAGATTCAGGCGAACTGTTCAATCTACAAATTTTTGAACTGGTCGGACCTGATAAACTTGCAGTACATCGCGAAGTCATTCGTAATGTCTCCTGCAACAAGGATGCAAAGCGTCGGGTTGATCGTGTTCTGCAAATAGAATCGGAAATTGTTCGAGCAGTAGAACCAACTGACAATGCGCAACCGGAAGTATATGACACGATCCCGTCCGACCAACAGAGCCTCAAGGAGAAACTAAAAACACTCGATGCAAACCTGGGAAAGGACTCCGAGAAGCTAGGTGCATCACATTTTAAAAGTGGTGAGGATAGTGACACTGGAGACAAGACCGGGTTGGCGGCATTAGATTCAACCGACCTCTTCAACCTGCTCTGCATTCCTCCAGACAACTTGACTGGCGACATACCAAAGGATGTCTACAGTGAAGCCCTCTCTTACTGTATGCACCGCCGGGCGATGCTGATTGTCGATCCTCCCTCAGACTGGAAAAATAACGAACTCATTGCTTCCGGCTTAAAATCAGATCCACGCACCAAACTGGGTGAGTTGAATCTCCAGGGCAGTAACGCCTGCAATGCGATTCTGACGTATCCGCGGATTCGTCAGACCGATGCCGACCCCGATTACAGTGGACAGCTCGATACTTTTGCCGCCTGCGGTATGATCGCCGGCATTATCGCCCGGACCGACGCCACCCGCGGCGTCTGGAAAGCCCCGGCCGGGCTGGATGCCTCGCTGAACGGAATCCACTCGCTGGCTGTCAAACTGACCGATGAGGAAAACGGAATTCTCAATCAGGTCGGAATCAACTGCCTGCGCTCGTTCCCTGCTGCCGGAAATGTGGTCTGGGGGGCACGCACGATGGACGGAGACGACCAGCTTGGTTCCGAATGGAAATACATCCCCGTTCGCAGAACGGCTCTCTACATTGAAGAAAGTCTGTATCGCGGTACCCACTGGGCCGTGTTTGAACCGAACGACGAACCACTCTGGGCTCAACTGCGACTGAATATCGGTGCCTTCATGAACGATCTGTTCCGACAGGGGGCCTTTCAGGGCCGCTCGCCACGCGAATCCTATTTCGTCAAGTGTGACAAGGATACAACGACTCAGAACGATATCAACCGCGGCATAGTGAATGTGGTGGTCGGATTTGCCCCCTTGAAGCCTGCCGAATTTGTGGTGATCAAACTCACTCAGATCGCCGGTCAGATTGAAACCTAA
- a CDS encoding T4 family baseplate hub assembly chaperone, translating to MNQTITNETIINLCERVADMPPARRAHYLLAGLSGSIEGIGELTVGERDRRLLLIRNRLFGDRVDGITECPGCGERVELSFSITNIIGEATSSSPASLHADGYEIHWRLPTSRDLAELAEETLPSRIRDQLIERCLQNVLHQQQQIKPLECPENIIQKVCKAMATADPFSETCLGSECPVCGHEWEAAFDIGTYLWHELEVWTRRLLGEVHRLASAYGWYERDILAMTANRRKIYLDMVEV from the coding sequence ATGAACCAGACTATCACAAACGAAACCATCATCAATCTATGCGAACGGGTCGCGGATATGCCGCCTGCGCGCCGGGCACATTACCTGCTTGCCGGACTGTCGGGTTCAATAGAAGGAATCGGTGAGTTGACGGTTGGTGAGCGCGATCGACGACTGCTGTTGATTCGAAATCGATTATTTGGCGATCGTGTCGATGGAATAACTGAATGTCCCGGTTGCGGCGAACGGGTGGAGCTAAGTTTTTCGATTACGAATATCATCGGTGAAGCAACTTCATCATCGCCAGCGTCTTTGCATGCAGACGGATATGAAATCCACTGGCGGCTACCCACTTCTCGGGATTTAGCAGAATTAGCGGAAGAGACGTTACCATCCCGTATCCGTGATCAACTGATTGAGCGCTGCCTGCAGAACGTGCTACACCAGCAACAGCAGATCAAGCCGCTGGAATGTCCTGAAAATATCATCCAGAAGGTCTGCAAAGCCATGGCAACGGCAGACCCGTTCAGTGAAACCTGTCTCGGGAGCGAATGTCCGGTGTGCGGCCATGAATGGGAGGCCGCTTTTGATATCGGGACTTACCTGTGGCATGAGCTTGAAGTCTGGACCAGGCGACTGCTCGGAGAAGTACATCGTCTGGCGTCTGCCTATGGATGGTATGAGCGCGATATCCTGGCGATGACGGCAAATCGCCGCAAAATTTATCTGGATATGGTGGAAGTATGA
- a CDS encoding PT domain-containing protein: protein MIDYLSGIVRQVIKPANDVRLTLRSPFDLPPAETTDFPFAETTLPDESIQFTSLGPGSEAHTTQPVQDAGFASLADPVPPTASQPSTPLPIQRKSPNIDQPTVQNTAQHTVQPTSQPTSQPTSQPTSQPTSQPTSQPTSQPTAQLTAQPTAQPTAQPTAQPTAQPTAQPTAQPTAQPTAQPTAQPTAQPTAQPTAQPTAQPTAQPTVQDTPRASIPVEPIEPGDGLSALPSSNVEQPEPHSPRPMFVMKQKETLLQKMQTPTAQIRVDDQQIEADTPREMILPSEKHQEPRSSTSKTVLPANVRILESKDESIPREPIPEKPVLGKPATNQTPESPGKSQFPMEESQPDRKAHNYLQKANSHEREHIREVLPHSTTATLSPQLPAPASFLPKPVRCSSVVSQVNETIVHVNIGRVVVRANINHEKSATAYQSTSRHASQNLEDYLRGGSSGRLS from the coding sequence ATGATCGACTATCTTTCCGGAATTGTCAGACAGGTTATCAAACCGGCGAACGACGTACGTCTTACCTTACGATCACCGTTTGATCTCCCTCCCGCCGAGACAACAGACTTTCCATTCGCAGAAACGACTTTGCCGGATGAATCCATTCAGTTCACGTCACTTGGCCCCGGGAGTGAGGCTCACACCACTCAACCAGTTCAGGATGCGGGTTTTGCTTCGCTCGCCGATCCAGTTCCACCTACTGCCTCTCAGCCTTCGACGCCCCTTCCAATCCAGAGAAAATCACCGAACATTGATCAGCCTACTGTTCAAAATACTGCCCAGCATACTGTCCAACCTACTTCTCAACCTACTTCTCAACCTACTTCTCAACCTACTTCTCAACCTACTTCTCAACCTACTTCTCAACCTACTTCTCAACCTACTGCTCAACTCACTGCTCAACCCACTGCTCAACCCACTGCTCAACCCACTGCTCAACCCACTGCTCAACCCACTGCTCAACCCACTGCTCAACCCACTGCTCAACCCACTGCTCAACCCACTGCTCAACCTACTGCTCAACCTACTGCTCAACCCACTGCTCAACCCACTGCTCAACCCACTGCTCAACCCACTGTCCAGGATACTCCCCGTGCATCAATACCGGTTGAGCCCATCGAACCGGGGGATGGACTATCAGCTTTACCATCTTCGAACGTAGAGCAACCTGAACCACACTCGCCACGACCCATGTTTGTAATGAAACAGAAAGAAACACTTTTACAGAAGATGCAGACACCGACAGCACAAATTCGTGTTGATGACCAGCAAATAGAAGCCGACACCCCTAGGGAGATGATACTTCCTTCTGAAAAACACCAGGAGCCTCGGTCCAGTACCAGTAAAACAGTATTACCGGCAAACGTTCGAATATTGGAATCGAAAGACGAAAGCATTCCCCGCGAGCCCATTCCAGAAAAACCGGTCTTGGGAAAACCTGCAACGAACCAGACTCCAGAGTCGCCAGGGAAATCCCAGTTTCCGATGGAGGAAAGTCAGCCCGATAGGAAAGCTCACAATTATCTGCAGAAAGCAAACTCACATGAAAGAGAGCACATCAGAGAAGTGCTTCCCCATTCTACAACCGCAACACTGTCACCTCAGCTGCCTGCACCTGCTTCTTTTTTACCAAAGCCCGTTAGATGTTCCTCTGTTGTCTCGCAAGTAAATGAGACAATCGTGCATGTTAATATCGGAAGAGTTGTCGTCCGGGCAAACATCAATCACGAGAAATCTGCTACAGCGTACCAGTCAACTTCGCGTCACGCATCACAGAACCTGGAAGATTACCTGCGCGGTGGCTCGTCGGGGAGGTTGTCATGA